A genomic window from Pygocentrus nattereri isolate fPygNat1 chromosome 22, fPygNat1.pri, whole genome shotgun sequence includes:
- the LOC108414732 gene encoding SLAM family member 5-like isoform X2 translates to MFSEYRIHPALLLLLYCLLCSAGEEVVRLQELEGNTVTIHTGLTGVQSDAHILWYYRPESVDIKIVNSQIIRGEIITDYYSERFRDRLQLNRTSGSLTIRNISREDSGVYKLNIITGISSVWSFSVDVYAPVLKPVIRNQAEKRSVSLRESCSPLCSVENVKDLSLSWYEEKERISSINSSDSSERLYLPLNKTDPNNSTYTCVAANPVSTQTTQLNITVLCFINTVRNPNEAGRMKLLVAVLIPVLIVGLLLVFIARVWKKKSKQQGKQSWSNRSSGPE, encoded by the exons ATGTTCTCAGAATACAGGATTCATCCAGCTCTGCTTCTCCTGCTTTACT GTCTGCTGTGCTCAGCTGGAGAAGAGGTTGTCAGACTGCAGGAGCTGGAGGGAAACACCGTAACCATCCATACTGGATTAACTGGAGTTCAGAGTGATGCTCACATACTGTGGTACTATAGACCTGAGAGTGTAGATATAAAGATAGTGAACAGTCAGATCATTAGAGGAGAGATTATCACAGACTATTACAGTGAGAGATTCAGAGACAGACTGCAGCTGAACAGAACCAGTGGATCTTTAACCATCAGGAACATCAGCAGAGAAGATTCTGGagtttataaattaaatatcatTACTGGAATATCCTCAGTCTGGAGTTTCAGTGTTGATGTCTATG CTCCAGTATTAAAGCCGGTCATAAGAAATCAAGCTGAAAAGCGCTCAGTGAGTCTCAGAGAGTCGTGCtctcctctgtgctctgtggAGAATGTGAAGGATTTGAGTTTGTCCTGgtatgaagagaaagagagaatctCCAGCATCAACAGCTCAGATTCCAGTGAACGTCTTTATCTTCCTCTGAATAAAACCGACCCAAACAACTCTACCTACACCTGTGTAGCTGCTAATCCAGTTAGCACCCAGACAACCCAGCTCAACATTACAGTACTCTGTTTTATTAACACAG TTAGAAATCCAAATGAGGCGGGTCGTATGAAGTTGCTGGTTGCTGTTCTTATACCTGTTCTCATTGTTGGTCTATTATTGGTGTTTATTGCGCGGGTCTGGAAGAAGAAGTCAAAGCAACAAG GAAAACAGAGCTGGAGTAACAGAAGTTCAGGACCAGAGTGA
- the LOC108414732 gene encoding SLAM family member 5-like isoform X1, giving the protein MFSEYRIHPALLLLLYCLLCSAGEEVVRLQELEGNTVTIHTGLTGVQSDAHILWYYRPESVDIKIVNSQIIRGEIITDYYSERFRDRLQLNRTSGSLTIRNISREDSGVYKLNIITGISSVWSFSVDVYAPVLKPVIRNQAEKRSVSLRESCSPLCSVENVKDLSLSWYEEKERISSINSSDSSERLYLPLNKTDPNNSTYTCVAANPVSTQTTQLNITVLCFINTVRNPNEAGRMKLLVAVLIPVLIVGLLLVFIARVWKKKSKQQVPVDAELNYAVVKTKPQNSKEAREENRAGVTEVQDQSDSVLYSTIRT; this is encoded by the exons ATGTTCTCAGAATACAGGATTCATCCAGCTCTGCTTCTCCTGCTTTACT GTCTGCTGTGCTCAGCTGGAGAAGAGGTTGTCAGACTGCAGGAGCTGGAGGGAAACACCGTAACCATCCATACTGGATTAACTGGAGTTCAGAGTGATGCTCACATACTGTGGTACTATAGACCTGAGAGTGTAGATATAAAGATAGTGAACAGTCAGATCATTAGAGGAGAGATTATCACAGACTATTACAGTGAGAGATTCAGAGACAGACTGCAGCTGAACAGAACCAGTGGATCTTTAACCATCAGGAACATCAGCAGAGAAGATTCTGGagtttataaattaaatatcatTACTGGAATATCCTCAGTCTGGAGTTTCAGTGTTGATGTCTATG CTCCAGTATTAAAGCCGGTCATAAGAAATCAAGCTGAAAAGCGCTCAGTGAGTCTCAGAGAGTCGTGCtctcctctgtgctctgtggAGAATGTGAAGGATTTGAGTTTGTCCTGgtatgaagagaaagagagaatctCCAGCATCAACAGCTCAGATTCCAGTGAACGTCTTTATCTTCCTCTGAATAAAACCGACCCAAACAACTCTACCTACACCTGTGTAGCTGCTAATCCAGTTAGCACCCAGACAACCCAGCTCAACATTACAGTACTCTGTTTTATTAACACAG TTAGAAATCCAAATGAGGCGGGTCGTATGAAGTTGCTGGTTGCTGTTCTTATACCTGTTCTCATTGTTGGTCTATTATTGGTGTTTATTGCGCGGGTCTGGAAGAAGAAGTCAAAGCAACAAG TCCCTGTCGATGCTGAGCTGAATTATGCTGTAGTTAAAACTAAACCTCAGAATTCAAAGGAAGCTCGTGAG GAAAACAGAGCTGGAGTAACAGAAGTTCAGGACCAGAGTGACTCAGTGCTGTACTCGACTATCAGGACGTAA